In a genomic window of Longimicrobiaceae bacterium:
- a CDS encoding sugar transferase: MGTSVRAPVGREIVKRTLDVSVALVGLILLLPILLAVAAAVRLTLGSPVIFRQLRPGLHGRPFMLLKFCTMNDRRDVNGQLLPDELRLTRLGRFLRATSLDELPQLWNVLRGDMSLVGPRPLLMEYLPLYTPEQARRHEVRPGVTGLAQVSGRNELDWAERLRLDVWYVDNRSTLLDLKILLRTVGKVLTGAGIHQRGHVTMERFTGTG, translated from the coding sequence ATGGGGACCTCGGTACGCGCGCCAGTTGGCCGGGAGATCGTCAAGCGCACACTCGACGTCTCGGTGGCGCTGGTCGGCTTGATCCTCCTGCTGCCGATTCTGTTGGCCGTGGCGGCGGCCGTGCGGCTGACGCTGGGCTCGCCCGTGATCTTTCGACAGCTCCGTCCCGGACTGCACGGACGGCCGTTCATGCTGTTGAAGTTCTGCACCATGAACGACCGCCGGGATGTCAACGGGCAGCTATTGCCCGACGAGCTCCGGTTGACCCGGCTGGGACGATTCCTTCGCGCGACCAGTCTGGACGAGCTCCCGCAGTTGTGGAACGTCCTGCGTGGAGACATGAGCCTGGTGGGGCCGCGTCCGCTGCTGATGGAATACCTGCCGCTCTACACGCCTGAGCAGGCGCGCCGCCACGAGGTGCGCCCGGGGGTGACCGGATTGGCGCAGGTCAGCGGACGCAACGAGCTGGATTGGGCGGAACGCCTGCGACTGGACGTCTGGTACGTCGACAATCGCTCGACACTGCTCGACCTGAAGATCCTCCTGCGAACGGTGGGGAAGGTTCTCACCGGCGCTGGAATTCACCAGCGGGGCCACGTCACCATGGAACGTTTCACGGGGACCGGATGA
- a CDS encoding glycosyltransferase family 4 protein: MSFALLHVTTVSMSLTFLRGQVAFMKERGVRVHVVSSPGPELEEFTAREGVTVSAVEMSRRITPLQDLVAITRLVRELSRVRPVIVHAHTPKGGLLGMIAAAVRGVPVRVYHLRGLPLMGATGWKRRLLWTTEWLACALAHQVFCVSGSVCREAVAQGICPVSKIKVLLGGSGNGVDARGRFDPGRLDPGTRERVRERLGIPTGATVIGYVGRIVRDKGVVELVQAWSELRETHPDLHLLIVGPFEPQDPVPEAVARRLREDPRIHPVGLDWNTPPLYTAMDVVALPSYREGFPNVPLEAAAMELAVVATRIPGCVDAVVDGCTGTLVPPRDAAALRDALQRYLEDPDLRRRHGRAARARVLADFEPEAIWSALFEEYQRLLRQRGRMPPTLTVGDRRADEVVSTT, from the coding sequence ATGAGCTTCGCGCTCCTTCACGTGACGACCGTCTCGATGTCGCTGACCTTTCTTCGAGGTCAGGTCGCCTTCATGAAGGAGCGCGGCGTGCGCGTGCACGTCGTTTCCTCTCCCGGGCCTGAGCTCGAGGAATTCACCGCGCGCGAGGGCGTCACCGTCAGCGCCGTGGAGATGTCCCGGCGCATCACCCCCCTGCAGGATCTCGTCGCCATCACTCGCCTCGTCCGGGAGCTTTCGCGCGTCCGTCCGGTCATCGTTCACGCCCACACACCCAAGGGCGGGCTGCTAGGGATGATCGCGGCCGCGGTCCGCGGCGTCCCCGTTCGCGTCTACCATCTGCGGGGCTTGCCCCTGATGGGCGCGACCGGCTGGAAGCGCCGGCTCCTGTGGACGACCGAATGGCTCGCCTGTGCGCTCGCCCACCAGGTCTTCTGCGTCAGCGGCTCGGTCTGTCGGGAGGCGGTGGCGCAGGGGATCTGCCCGGTATCCAAGATCAAGGTGCTGCTGGGCGGAAGCGGCAACGGGGTGGATGCCAGAGGACGCTTCGACCCCGGCCGCTTGGATCCCGGCACGAGAGAACGGGTGCGAGAGCGCCTCGGGATACCCACGGGCGCGACGGTGATCGGCTACGTCGGCCGGATCGTGCGGGACAAGGGGGTGGTGGAGCTGGTCCAGGCCTGGAGCGAACTGCGGGAGACCCATCCCGATCTACACCTGCTGATCGTCGGGCCCTTCGAGCCCCAGGACCCGGTGCCCGAGGCAGTGGCGCGCCGGCTTCGCGAGGATCCTCGGATCCACCCGGTCGGGCTGGATTGGAATACACCGCCGCTCTACACGGCCATGGATGTCGTAGCCCTCCCCAGCTACCGCGAGGGCTTTCCCAACGTGCCGCTCGAAGCCGCTGCGATGGAGCTTGCCGTGGTGGCCACCCGCATTCCCGGATGCGTCGACGCGGTGGTGGACGGGTGCACTGGCACACTCGTGCCGCCCCGCGACGCCGCGGCTCTACGGGATGCCCTGCAGCGCTATCTCGAAGACCCCGACCTGCGCAGGCGTCACGGCCGCGCGGCTCGTGCACGCGTGCTGGCCGACTTCGAACCCGAGGCCATCTGGAGCGCGCTCTTCGAGGAATATCAGCGGCTGCTGCGGCAGCGGGGCAGGATGCCACCCACGCTCACTGTCGGCGACCGCAGGGCGGACGAGGTGGTGTCCACGACGTGA
- a CDS encoding GNAT family N-acetyltransferase has product MAADLELRPAEPDDLDAILSLMRASLGVGSIPRERRFWEWKHERNPFGRSPVLVACAGQELVGMRVFMRWEWVSGGRTYRAVRAVDTATHPAWQGKGIFKRLTLTLADRMAEEGVHFIYNTPNDQSRPGYLKMGWTSVGRTDLLIRPLHPARLVRAVAGRGTARSAIPAPLVSGDGSEPAAVALARNEVAAFADRTVAESPTGRFTTARSAAYLRWRYGDVPGFDYRLTAAVEGSEGAVIIHRDRERGPLRELRICDLLIGDTPSSRAAARALLRRLHARPYVDYVSAMAAPGSAARSVLLRAGYLPAWRLGPILTVRPLNPAPGAPNPRLRSAWAASIGDLELF; this is encoded by the coding sequence ATGGCCGCTGACCTCGAGCTGAGACCGGCCGAGCCGGACGACCTGGACGCGATCCTTTCGCTGATGCGTGCCAGCCTCGGCGTGGGATCGATCCCGCGCGAGCGACGCTTCTGGGAGTGGAAGCACGAGCGCAATCCATTCGGCCGGTCCCCGGTGCTCGTCGCCTGCGCGGGGCAGGAGCTGGTCGGAATGCGAGTCTTCATGCGTTGGGAATGGGTTTCCGGTGGGCGCACCTACCGAGCGGTCCGGGCGGTCGACACCGCGACCCATCCCGCTTGGCAGGGAAAGGGGATCTTCAAGCGTCTAACCCTCACGCTCGCTGACCGGATGGCCGAAGAAGGGGTGCATTTCATCTACAACACCCCGAACGACCAGAGCCGCCCCGGCTACCTGAAAATGGGATGGACCTCGGTGGGGCGAACCGACCTGTTGATCCGGCCGCTCCACCCTGCCCGCCTGGTCCGCGCGGTCGCCGGGCGAGGGACCGCGCGCTCGGCGATCCCGGCCCCGCTGGTCAGCGGAGACGGCTCCGAGCCAGCAGCCGTGGCGCTCGCGCGCAACGAGGTGGCAGCCTTCGCCGATCGAACGGTGGCGGAGTCGCCAACCGGCCGATTCACGACCGCGAGATCGGCTGCATACCTGCGCTGGAGGTACGGGGATGTGCCCGGCTTCGACTACCGCCTGACCGCGGCGGTAGAGGGTTCGGAAGGCGCAGTGATCATCCACCGGGACCGCGAGCGAGGTCCCTTGCGCGAGCTGAGGATCTGCGATCTGCTGATCGGAGATACGCCCTCCTCACGAGCCGCCGCCCGCGCGCTGCTCCGACGCCTGCACGCCCGACCCTACGTCGACTACGTCTCCGCGATGGCTGCCCCCGGAAGCGCGGCGCGCAGCGTCCTGCTGCGGGCCGGCTACCTGCCGGCGTGGCGGCTCGGGCCGATCCTGACCGTGCGTCCCCTCAACCCGGCCCCCGGGGCGCCGAATCCGCGCCTTCGCTCCGCGTGGGCAGCCTCGATCGGCGATCTCGAGCTTTTCTGA